The genomic region atatatatatatatataaggggcgGAAATACATGTGACAGGGGGCGCTGACTCAAGTGGATTTGAAATTTTCAGGCGTAAAATTTTGTATTTCCATATTTTGCCCCTAAAGCGTCCATATTTTGCCCCTAAAGCGCCGTCCATATTTTGCACCTAAAGCGTCCATATATTGCCCCTAAAGCTTCCATATTTTGCTCAAAAGTCTATATTTTACCCAAAAGCCTCTATATTTTGTCAAAAAAAGTTGCAGTGTATGTgaacacttttaaaaaaaaaaattgctcccGGTGAAAAAAGTTCTAGGTTCCACCAATGTATATTTATACAATTATACATACAGTATaatgttcaaacgagaaccacataaAAGTCGAACTGCAAAAACTTTTACATTACATGGTTTTTAACATGTAATTAAGATTGAGTACATTGTTGTATTTAATAACAACTAGTCTACTAGGTTTTTTTTCATAAGAAGTTTATATAAGTGGAACTTGGAGTGTATAAAGAAGATTACTTTTGATATGTAtagattatgtatatatattgttagttTATGAACTTGTGTGAGTTACTGGACCAAGGTGATAAATATTCTTCTTAGTCATCATATGCTTTGTTGTTCGAATTATCTAGGCTCTAATTTAGTCATAAAATCATATTTGTAATCACCTGTTGCCTAATACATCAAACTAAAGTATTAATAATCACTTTAGTTAGGTATTCATATATCTCCTAACTTACATATGGATATATGATGCATCTAATGAAATACATGCAAAATTCTTATTAGCTTAGTTGAACTGTGGTCTTAAAAAGCCTAGTTATCTTCTGttaaaaaaaagggaaaaaaaatgCTATCTTTATGAAGTCAGAATTGTAAGTTTGCTCGACTTTCGAGATTGTATTCATATGCAAAAATTTGAAAATGATGATTAAAGTTCTACCAAATTACCATTTTCATCCTACTGTTTATTTGTCTTCATTATGTCGTCTCTGTTCATATGAGCACAATACGTATGTTATAAGTAACAAAATGTTCATTATTTACAGGTACGATTACACTGGATACGGGCAGTCTTCTGGGAAGGTACATTATCTGAAATAAATCTTAATTTCTTATAAATTTTAATCTAATTTGATAAATCGTACATGTTTGATTATTTTTATAGCCAAGTGAACAGAATACATACGCTGACATAGAAGCTGTATATAGATGCCTTGAAGAGACATACAATGTTAAAGAAGAAGACGTCATTTTATACGGTCAATCCGTTGGTAGTGGGCCCACTCTAGATTTAGCATCACGCTTATCACGATTACGGGCTGTTGTCCTTCACAGCCCAATCTTATCAGGACTTAGAGTCATGTACCCCGTTAAGCGAACATATTGGTTTGATATATATAAGGTTCATAAATTTCTTGTTTATTTTTATTACTTAAAGTTTATTTACTATCATAACAAGTCTACTAATtagtttttttgtttcttttttttttttttgtgtgatgCAGAATATTGACAAGGTACCATTGGTGAGGTGTCCTGTTCTGGTTATTCACGTACGCACGCTTATCCCGACACGTTATAACAGTTATTATCTTATAATCTGATATGATTATATGAAACAACTTTTAGCCAAATTGTTATGCAGGGAACGGATGACGATGTTGTAGATTTTTCACACGGTAAGCAGCTTTGGGAACTATGTGTCGAAAAGTATGAACCGTTATGGATTAAAGGTGGCAACCATTGCGATTTGGAGTTGTACCCGGAGTACATACGTCATTTAAAGAAGTTCATATCGGCCGTTGAAAAGTCGAAAAACGTAGCGGGATTGTTAACAGATGAAGATTCAAAACCGCGAAGTAGTACAGATTGTAGACCAAGCACAGAAAAGTCAAGATCGAGTGTTGACAAACGAGAAAAGTCAAAGAAGAAATCAGAAGACGTGGATAAGTCAACCAACTCAAATGCTACGGACCAGGCGGAGAAACCAAGAAACAGCATTGATCGGTCTGGTTagctttaaattattattatttttttaacagcAAACACACACGCCCTTTTTGTCTAGAGATTTAAATTGTTAACTTTTGTTGTTGACTCATGATTTTGAATGTTTACATTCCATGTGTATTTAACTGTGAAAATGAATGGTGGCAGAATTGGAGATATGATGCGATCGGCAGTGTTGTGCAATATCGATTGTTTTAAGCCGACAGGTGCGACAGAGGTAGAAGGATCGTAAAGGTTAATCGTGTTTTTAACTTAAATTCTTTGGATTGGTTGTTTGGAAACAGATTGATTTGTTTAGGCAGGTGTATCTTATAGATTCTGTCGAAACTAATAATTTTCATCTCTCAGTTGGAATTATACACATCTTTGTGATTATAGTTATTTTGAATTTTGAATATAATATTTAGAATTAGATTTAACAGTGTATCATATTGTTTAGTGGTTGGCCCCTAACGTCTAGGGCGGATATTTTAAGGGCAGGGAAGGGCAACTCAACTGGCCGCCATAAATTTTGAATAAGTAATGTAATATGTAGTCTTTTGATTTACAGACATTAGCTTTTGAATCAACTATATTGGAGTCTatatgaaagaaaaaaaatatgatcAAAATTGTAAAAATTTGCACAATTCACATTTATCAACAGCTTATGTATCTAATCTTTATCAACTGAAACCAATTTTAAACTAGGTATCGTAAGTTCAAAAAAATTAACTTAAATATGATTTGTTGTTGCCATCCATAATTAATGTATACAATGTGTATACATAAACTTTGCCCCTTAAAAAAAACTTGCATTCACCACTGATTAACGTCATCCCAAGAGGTCTCAAGTTTGAACCTTACAAGATCATATATTAGGTAGCCATGGAAATGGGTCAGAAAATGGTCCCGGAAACCCAGTTAGCCGTGTACATATTAGTAAAAGTTACTCACCTTCTCTTGATAGCTTGAACAATAAAAACCTTATTCGTTACTTGTTGACAGGCCATGTACATTAAAAGTTACTCACCTTCTCTTGATAGCTTGAACAATAAAACCTTATTCATTACTTGTTGACTGTATGAGTGTATCAGTTTGTCTAGTGTTTCAAGAGATAAAAACTTGTATAAGAATACACATTAATAAATCTCGTGAGACGAAACGTGCCCCGCCTAGCGTGCTAAAAAATCTTGAGAGTGTAAGACGAAATTTTTTTTGGGTGGGTCGGGTGACGAGTCGAAAATCTCGTGGGTCAAATGGAATGATGTCATCCGTCCATGGGCGGATGGCGGGCTTAATTTTGGTTCTATCAATTGCAAAAAATTAGCGCTAATCGACAAGCGGTGGTGGAGGTTTCTAACCGAACCCACTTCCTTATGGGTTAGTGTTATCAAAAGTATTTTTGGGGCTTCGGGGTCAATTATTTCGGGTGGGGTTTCTTCACTTTCGTGTTCTAATTCTACGAAAATTTTTAAAACATGTTACGAGATAGATGACATCGGTGTGGATTTTACCAAATCTTTTCCAAAGGTGCTCGGCAACGGCAAAAAGACAAAATTTTGGGACGATGTGTGGCTAAAGGATAAACCTTTAAaggatactttcaaaagattggtgCGGCTAGAGTCTAACACAAATGCTATGGTGTCGGATCGTATTTTTTGGGATGGCAGTAAGTGCGCTGCAAATTGGTGTTGGATTCGTGATATTACAGGGAGGACGAGGGGTCAGCTAGAAGAATTGGAAGGGGATGATTTCGACAATAAAAATGAAGATTGACAAGGAAGATTATTGGATTTGGAATTTATGCGGGACCGTTAGTTCTTCAACTCATTCTCTTACTAAGCATatcatgtgtgatgacccggaaatttctgaccaaatttaaacttaatctttaacgttttcgacacgataagcaaagtctatgaagttgaatctcaaaattttaaactattcaaatacccttcggttgttctcaacaattcgcgaacaattatatgtaaatagatacatatatatatatatatatatatatatatatatatatatatatatatatatatatatatatatacacacacacacacacacacacacacactataacttgaaaacataacaaagtgttaagaaaatgatactgtgcattaaacttactggtttgattatctgattgatatatttaactacggaattaaaagattatgccaacgattgaattaaaagatatttattaagtcccttaagaattataatattattacgagtttctgttgtgaggtacacgttgatttgggaaatcattcatgtttaacggtattcggaataaatggtaaagtgtttgtttaaataacgtaatgtggacacatacaataataaggaatattaactgttagaattagatatatgaataaattgcgatatgtattttaagacGTGCTTATAAATATTgaaaatagatattaacttggttatgaagcgtttaataaatactattatattaataaataacgagacaatgatttatagaagtaaatgaccaaaacactcgaaagattaagatatactttgagtggtatagtttgttgataatttaagactatattttgacaaaggtacgagtcacgaaacgtaaagtgatagttttctatgcatacgaaaatgcgttcgagaaaccggaaccggggcataagtcgagtgacaacgtacgagacatcggaacgaaaatttcaagtcaactatgcacgagaatataatataatatataattaattaatataaattatatatatatatattatattaataaataaatatgtcgacaaacaagaaaacaaaagtttgtgagctggatcagagggtcatgcgatcgcatggccttgatgcccaaaaaccatgcgatcgtatggggtactgtagcaggccagaaTCCTATAAAAGCTCAAGCTGGTTTCCAGTTTCTTTCcaattcattcctccgtattatttattatatttatattattattattattattattattattattattattattatcattattattattattattattattagtattattattattagtattattattattattattattattattataattattattattattattaagattaatattattattaatcttattattattagtagtattaatattatacataaaatactacgacgaggtcttgagcgtatcactttcaaaatagtttttcgagcgggatagaattaaggaaattatgggttattgccaaggaggttatgggtaatgttcgggagtatatttaacctagtgtttatcatctccgttacgtctacgtacttttctgaaatattgaatcacaatattgatacgtaagcatttatattttatcttttataaattaatagtgtatacatgtctagtgctcgagtatatatatttatacatgcttatatactaaatttcgtcgttaaacagtttataatagatcacgaattaaatacatatattactagtaaaaggtatatgatatacatgtttttgaaaagctggcgaaaaatcaataacttttcatttagatatcgaatagtttcgatgaacggattaaaagatatgatcaactgaattataattgacgataattggaattgcttttgaatatgcaattaatatttaaacaacttgtctgtaagattgataaattggatttttgaatattaccaaccgagtaaatgaatccttatataaggcacgtctcgttttgttaaactatggccaaaattgactttttgaaacaactttggataacttttgtatgtcaatctcgagcattaggattgtgatatactatgacttgacctagcatgatagacatttattgaccaacatatgttctctaggttgagatctacggttatttggtaatccgagtttcagtcacattttggtgaacgactttatatgctgctaaggtgagcttcattgctccctttttaattgcttttgcaatatatttttgggctgagaatacatgcaatttattttaaacgcaatgaatacaagtacatacttaattctacactgagtttaaaccgaaaatcccttagctttggtaactagtaactgccagtacataggatgtagactggtgggcgcgagtaacagtatatgaatccatagggcttgacatccctgtccgagctagagcactagccttttaacggacgtgtgttatttgaagtttaggacacgttggtttgcgtgtattaaaacgaatggggtatttattatataacgttaaagcttagttaccatggtgctctgttatgtagaatctattgatatctggatgaaacaactgaaatcttgtgatccacttttatatacagattatgcgaaacactaaaactatgaactcaccaacctttgtgttgacactgttagcatgtttattctcaggttccctagaagtctttcgctgtttgcttatatgttatacaagctatgtgcatggagccttgcatgctttattcaagaaaacgttgcattcaccaaatcatcaccatgtatcttattttgactgcattgtcaacggaagtattattgtaaactattatttacggtgattgtcaatatgtaaaaatcatcagatgtcgaaaacctttgatttaaatattcatttatggtgtgccttttcaaaagaatgcaatgtttacaaaacgtatcatatagaggtcaaatacctcgcaatgaaatcaatgaatgacgtgttcgtccatatggatttggagcgatcgtcacagttggtatcagagcgttggtcctagtgaaccaggtattgcattagtgtgtctaactgatagttgttaggatgcattcgtaagtctggacttcgactgtgtctgcatgtcaaaagttttgcctatcatttcttgtcggaaattacctgtctatcatcttaagtctaaacgcgtcttattgcattgattgcatagatagagtatagacaaaattcatatcttggcatatctattacagtaaactttgcctgacatcttccataaaatcctccgtaacttatgggattctagtattataaatacatatgtaaactatgtattgaggagtaccaaattagtcctataatctatttcaatccaaaaatcttttccttgattacataaaatggatcctgtatctagtttaaattccttagattccgacagctattccgatatggatttccactcaagttccgaaaacaGCGTAacgggaatggatcaaccaattagccatcatctattctggatgaatcggggatgggttcgtaatctacttaatcattggatacaagaagaaggctatcccttccatccaccacattcacctcttggtgaagaacctgaagcacttaccggcgaacccgttcgtaacaccattttcaccctcatttccagaacagctggcaacgactacgtaatatccaatattctaaatcttattcatccgcttatccaaaccaccaatcatcctagtataatagaagaagtcaacgagcttcgtgctcgggtagtggctttggagaatatggtgcaaggattacaaacaccaccaccagcagcagcagcagcataaccagtactaccatcatcaacaccaacagtatcattaccaccaccaataacaacatccccatcacacgcctcaacatcacaatctgtacctcggatatcaacatcatactcaccatagataccaaggggtaccaacaacaataaatgatgaagtattgattcataacttcatcggagaaatattctacggtgattaggtaatctctaaaatcttagagattatttatcccagttctaaccgtaaatctgatgaatagaaatgatagaaggaagagtagaaaccctgacaagaatggtacgtaaggtacaagctagacttgttttaccaatagcatcaatagtacccttagcctcaccagcacagtcagtgctgtcaacatcgcctctaacatcacgagctccatcagttcaagaaagcaccgtggacatcattatgaatcaacaacgagtatattgtatcaatgagttatgaagtaataactcatttcctctaaagaatttatatgtatatcttatatatataaatttttaaaccatcgtaaatcttttcgtactaagcaattaggtatgaattgaaaaagggtaaatattactcggttaaattcatatta from Rutidosis leptorrhynchoides isolate AG116_Rl617_1_P2 chromosome 9, CSIRO_AGI_Rlap_v1, whole genome shotgun sequence harbors:
- the LOC139867414 gene encoding uncharacterized protein isoform X1; translated protein: MGAMTSSVAAKFAFFPPNPPSYRVVVGDGERIRMTDVSERQNVDVLKLKTKKGTEIVATYVKNPVASLTVLYSHGNAADLGQMYDLFCELSLHLKVNLMGYDYTGYGQSSGKPSEQNTYADIEAVYRCLEETYNVKEEDVILYGQSVGSGPTLDLASRLSRLRAVVLHSPILSGLRVMYPVKRTYWFDIYKNIDKVPLVRCPVLVIHGTDDDVVDFSHGKQLWELCVEKYEPLWIKGGNHCDLELYPEYIRHLKKFISAVEKSKNVAGLLTDEDSKPRSSTDCRPSTEKSRSSVDKREKSKKKSEDVDKSTNSNATDQAEKPRNSIDRIGDMMRSAVLCNIDCFKPTGATEVEGS
- the LOC139867414 gene encoding uncharacterized protein isoform X2 translates to MGAMTSSVAAKFAFFPPNPPSYRVVVGDGERIRMTDVSERQNVDVLKLKTKKGTEIVATYVKNPVASLTVLYSHGNAADLGQMYDLFCELSLHLKVNLMGYDYTGYGQSSGKPSEQNTYADIEAVYRCLEETYNVKEEDVILYGQSVGSGPTLDLASRLSRLRAVVLHSPILSGLRVMYPVKRTYWFDIYKNIDKVPLVRCPVLVIHGTDDDVVDFSHGKQLWELCVEKYEPLWIKGGNHCDLELYPEYIRHLKKFISAVEKSKNVAGLLTDEDSKPRSSTDCRPSTEKSRSSVDKREKSKKKSEDVDKSTNSNATDQAEKPRNSIDRSELEI